In Lycium ferocissimum isolate CSIRO_LF1 chromosome 11, AGI_CSIRO_Lferr_CH_V1, whole genome shotgun sequence, a single genomic region encodes these proteins:
- the LOC132036184 gene encoding chaperone protein dnaJ 11, chloroplastic-like, translating to MVQMQSLTLPTITSFPLSLQNPSGNRHVTFLRRTNRRSSVNAAAVAAAPPALERRTPAASLYDVLKVKVNASAKEIKAAYRNLAKLYHPDAASLPEESSRPDPTRIFIEIHDAYATLSDPVSRDLYDLKLNVSSHLRINGSEFYPTRKWETDQCW from the coding sequence ATGGTGCAAATGCAATCACTAACACTACCCACCATAACCTCCTTCCCTTTATCTTTACAAAACCCTTCCGGCAACCGCCACGTCACGTTTCTCCGACGGACTAACCGGAGATCATCTGTAAACGCCGCCGCCGTTGCTGCGGCTCCGCCGGCGTTGGAAAGAAGAACGCCGGCGGCGAGTCTGTACGATGTGCTAAAGGTAAAAGTAAATGCGTCAGCTAAGGAGATTAAAGCAGCTTACCGGAATTTGGCTAAGCTTTATCATCCTGATGCTGCTTCTCTACCGGAGGAATCTtcacgacccgacccgacccggaTTTTTATTGAGATACACGATGCTTATGCTACGCTATCCGATCCTGTTTCTAGGGATCTATATGATCTTAAGTTAAATGTGAGCTCCCATCTTCGTATAAATGGGTCAGAGTTTTACCCGACCCGAAAATGGGAAACGGATCAGTGCTGGTGA
- the LOC132037531 gene encoding chaperone protein dnaJ 11, chloroplastic translates to MVQSLTLPALTSFSFSVPKPSYSATAVGFNCRVSRTRKATVCAVAVAEATNPVLERRKSVSLYEVLRVNRDASAKEIKAAYRNLAKLYHPDAAAEEESSRPDPTRDFIEIHDAYATLSDPSARALYDLKLTVDLRRRGIYPTRVKRSGFYPTRRWETDQCW, encoded by the coding sequence ATGGtgcaatcactaactctacctGCGCTAACCTCCTTCTCTTTTTCCGTCCCAAAACCCTCCTATTCCGCCACGGCAGTTGGATTTAACTGCCGTGTTTCGCGTACTAGGAAGGCAACGGTATGTGCTGTTGCTGTTGCGGAGGCTACTAATCCAGTGTTAGAGAGGAGAAAATCGGTGAGTTTATATGAAGTGTTAAGAGTTAATAGAGATGCGTCAGCAAAAGAGATTAAAGCTGCTTACCGGAATCTAGCTAAACTGTACCATCCCGATGCTGCTGCGGAGGAGGAATCTTCCAGGCCCGACCCGACCCGGGATTTTATTGAGATACATGATGCTTATGCTACGCTATCTGATCCTTCAGCTAGGGCTCTTTATGATCTTAAGTTGACTGTGGATTTACGGCGAAGAGGGATCTACCCGACCCGGGTGAAGAGGTCCGGGTTTTATCCGACCCGGAGATGGGAAACGGATCAATGCTGGTGA
- the LOC132037530 gene encoding enhancer of mRNA-decapping protein 4-like, which yields MASSPGNPNQPGGGGGGVNTTSPFDMHKFFKPSNQTNPNNPQQNPNLISSSPFPPPNASYPPPTTTPGGGLYPYPHPQFTHHLPQYPTPPPPQQYDNNNNTQFARSISFPTPPLQPPTPPPPSTSPHPHQYPNPNPGARLMALLSAPPSTTLEVGPMQSTMQMAPIQPTTSGSDLEFSSGLNVPGPGPMRMASSKLPKGRHLNGDHIVYDIDVRFPSEVQPQLEVTPITKYGSDPGLVLGRQIAVNKTYICYGLKLGAIRVLNINTALRSLLKGLAQRVTDMAFFAEDVHLLASASVDGRVYIWKITEGPDEEEKPQITGKIVIAIQIVGEGESVHPRVCWHCHKQEILVVGIGKRILKIDTTKVGKGAAFSADEPLRCPVDKLVDGVQLVGSHDGEVTDLSMCQWMTTRLVSASVDGTIKIWEDRKPNPIAVLRPHDGHPVNSATFLASPHRPDHIILITGGPLNREIKIWASASEEGWLLPSDAESWRCTQTLELKSSAEAHVEGAFFNQVVALSEAGLLLLANAKKNAIYAVHVEYGPNPEATRMDYIAGFTVTMPILSFTGTSDLLPHGEQIVQVYCVQTQAIQQYALDLSQCLPPPTESVVFERTESGVSRDAATTEGFAPVDPPGSKQQELPLSSSAPKSSVHEIGSEVSPTPRYPTSTAPTESATSQEFASSIVETKSSTLPSVTSDSDIAPSASPPPPLSPKLSRKLSGFRGPSNSCGADTSDNDQVGNQKVVEYPVDSTPSNLSDVASLDDEPKMSRDDVSSGISQPVKFKHPTHLVTPSEILMARSSSEVSIVNEQKSESEMNIQDVVTNNDTRNGEMEVKAGGETKFSKKPDIGSQDIHSFVSENKEKAFCSQVSDLGLEMARESRALSPETYTVEESRRFDGASGSEGPSQPSITPEEDHGSAKEVSEKDLDSTTSVTVQQQPAPSAKGKKQKGKNSQVSGPSSSSPSVFNSTDSPSEAVVSSSSPSMETALSQILSMREMLNQVLTTQKETQKQMEMMVAVPVTKEGRRLEAALGRSMEKSVKANSDALWARLQEESAKQEKSLRDRTQQITNLISNCLNKDMPGLMEKLMKKELAAVGQAVARSIAPTIDKTISAAISESFQKGVGDKAVNQLEKAVTSKLEATVARQIQAQFQTSGRQALQETLKSTLEASIIPAFEMSCKAMFEQVDLTFQKGIADHSAAAQQQFESMHSPLALALRDAINSASAMTQTLSGELADSQRKLLALAVSGANSQSANPLVSHMNNGSLLHDKIETPSDPTKELSRLLGENKYEEAFTAALQRSDVSIVSWLCSQVDLPGMLSSNPLPLSQGVLLSLLQQLACDISAETVQKLSWMRDVLSAINPTDPMIAMHVRPIFEQVYNILHHRRSIANTPPAELSSIRLILHVINSMLMTGK from the exons ATGGCTTCTTCACCTGGCAATCCAAACCAAccaggtggtggtggtggtggtgttaaTACTACATCACCATTTGATATGCACAAATTCTTCAAACCCTCAAAccaaacaaaccctaataatcctcAACAAAACCCTAATTTGATTTCATCATCACCTTTCCCACCTCCTAATGCTTCTTACCCACCACCCACCACTACCCCTGGTGGTGGATTATACCCATACCCACACCCTCAATTCACTCACCACCTACCCCAATACCCCACCCCCCCACCACCCCAACAatatgataacaacaataatacccaATTTGCAAGATCCATTTCTTTCCCCACCCCCCCACTTcaaccccccaccccacccccacctagTACTAGCCCCCACCCCCATCAATACCCTAACCCTAACCCTGGTGCTAGGCTAATGGCTTTATTAAGTGCTCCACCATCTACTACTCTTGAAGTGGGTCCCATGCAATCCACTATGCAAATGGCTCCAATTCAACCCACAACTTCCGGGTCGGATCTTGAATTTTCATCGGGCCTGAATGTTCCGGGCCCGGGCCCGATGAGGATGGCGAGTAGTAAGTTGCCGAAAGGAAGGCATTTGAATGGTGATCATATTGTGTATGATATTGATGTTAGGTTTCCTAGTGAAGTGCAGCCTCAACTTGAGGTTACTCCTATTACTAAGTATGGGTCGGATCCGGGTCTTGTGTTGGGCAGGCAAATCGCGGTTAATAAGAcctatatatgttatggattGAAATTGGGGGCGATTCGGGTTCTTAATATTAATACTGCATTGAGATCATTGCTTAAAGGTCTTGCGCAG AGGGTCACAGACATGGCTTTCTTTGCAGAGGATGTTCATCTCTTGGCTAG TGCGAGTGTTGATGGCCGGGTTTATATATGGAAAATTACTGAAGGACCAGATGAAGAAGAGAAGCCACAAATTACAGGAAAGATTGTCATTGCTATTCAAATCGTGGGTGAGGGGGAATCTGTTCACCCGCGTGTTTGTTGGCATTGTCATAAACAG GAAATTCTTGTGGTTGGAATCGGGAAAcgcattttgaaaattgatACCACGAAAGTGGGAAAAGGTGCGGCATTTTCAGCCGATGAACCTCTCAGGTGTCCCGTTGACAAGTTGGTTGATGGGGTACAACTTGTTGGTTCCCACGATGGAGAAGTGACTGATTTATCAATGTGCCAGTGGATGACCACTCGTTTGGTATCTGCTTCAGTGGATGGCACG ATAAAGATATGGGAAGACCGCAAGCCAAATCCAATCGCAGTTCTCAGGCCTCATGATGGTCATCCTGTTAATTCTGCTACGTTCTTGGCGTCCCCACACCGCCCAGATCACATCATACTCATCACTGGG GGTCCTCTTAATCGGGAGATAAAGATATGGGCATCAGCAAGTGAAGAAGGCTGGTTGCTTCCTAGTGATGCTGAGTCATGGCGCTGTACACAGACATTGGAGCTGAAGAGTTCAGCTGAGGCTCATGTCGAAGGGGCATTTTTTAACCAAGTTGTAGCCTTGTCTGAAGCGGGTCTTCTCCTACTAGCTAATGCAAAAAAGAATGCTATATATGCCGTGCATGTAGAGTATGGCCCGAACCCGGAGGCTACCCGGATGGATTACATAGCAGGATTTACGGTTACCATGCCAATTTTGAGTTTCACTGGGACGAGTGACTTATTGCCCCATGGTGAACAAATCGTTCAGGTGTATTGTGTACAAACGCAGGCCATTCAGCAGTATGCCTTGGACTTGTCCCAGTGCTTGCCACCTCCAACAGAGAGTGTGGTTTTCGAAAGGACAGAATCTGGTGTTTCCCGTGATGCTGCTACCACTGAAGGATTCGCTCCTGTTGATCCACCTGGAAGTAAACAGCAGGAGTTACCTTTATCTAGTTCTGCACCTAAATCATCAGTACATGAAATTGGCTCTGAGGTTTCACCAACACCTAGATATCCAACGAGTACTGCACCTACTGAATCGGCCACCTCTCAAGAATTTGCTTCCTCCATTGTAGAAACTAAATCGTCTACTTTGCCCAGTGTAACTAGTGATAGTGATATTGCCCCCAGTGCATCACCTCCGCCTCCTTTGAGTCCTAAATTGTCTCGAAAACTATCTGGTTTTAGAGGTCCGTCAAACAGCTGTGGGGCTGACACATCTGATAATGACCAAGTTGGGAATCAAAAAGTTGTTGAATATCCAGTTGATTCGACACCCTCAAATTTGTCAGATGTTGCTTCCTTGGATGATGAACCTAAAATGTCACGGGATGATGTTTCCTCAGGTATCAGTCAGCCTGTTAAGTTCAAGCACCCAACTCATTTGGTGACTCCCTCAGAGATATTGATGGCTAGATCATCCTCTGAGGTTAGCATTGTTAATGAGCAGAAAAGTGAGTCAGAAATGAATATCCAGGATGTCGTAACTAACAATGACACCCGTAATGGAGAGATGGAGGTTAAAGCTGGTGGTGAAACAAAATTCAGTAAAAAACCTGATATTGGCTCTCAAGATATTCATTCTTTCGTGTCAGAAAATAAGGAGAAAGCTTTTTGCTCTCAAGTATCTGATCTTGGATTAGAAATGGCTCGAGAAAGTCGCGCCTTATCTCCTGAGACCTATACTGTAGAGGAATCTAGGCGGTTTGATGGGGCTAGTGGAAGTGAGGGACCATCTCAACCTTCAATTACACCAGAGGAAGATCATGGCTCTGCAAAGGAGGTCTCTGAAAAGGATCTAGACTCAACAACGTCAGTCACTGTTCAGCAACAACCAGCACCTAGTGCAAAAGGGAAAAAGCAAAAGGGAAAGAATTCTCAAGTTTCTGGGCCATCTTCATCATCACCAAGTGTTTTTAATTCAACAGATTCTCCGAGTGAGGCTGTTGTCAGCTCAAGTAGCCCTTCTATGGAAACTGCTTTGTCACAAATTTTGTCCATGCGTGAGATGCTAAATCAG GTTCTGACTACGCAAAAAGAAACACAAAAGCAGATGGAGATGATGGTTGCTGTTCCAGTGaccaaagaaggaagaagacTTGAAGCTGCCTTGGGTCGGAGCATGGAGAAATCAGTCAAGGCCAATTCTGATGCTTTATGGGCTCGTTTACAAGAAGAGAGTGCAAAACAGGAGAAGTCTCTTCGTGATCGTACACAACAAATAACCAATTTGATCTCTAACTGCTTAAACAAGGACATGCCAGGGCTGATGGAAAAATTAATGAAGAAAGAACTAGCAGCTGTTGGACAAGCTGTGGCACGCAGTATTGCCCCTACTATCGATAAAACTATATCAGCTGCAATTTCAGAGTCATTCCAG AAAGGAGTTGGTGACAAGGCAGTGAACCAACTAGAGAAAGCAGTAACCTCCAAACTTGAAGCTACTGTAGCTAGACAAATTCAAGCACAATTCCAAACTTCTGGCAGGCAAGCTCTTCAG GAAACACTGAAATCTACTTTGGAAGCTTCAATAATCCCTGCCTTCGAGATGTCATGCAAGGCAATGTTTGAGCAAGTAGATTTAACATTTCAGAAAGGCATTGCTGACCACTCGGCTGCTGCACAACAGCAATTTGAGTCCATGCATTCGCCGTTGGCACTTGCTCTAAGA GATGCCATCAATTCCGCATCGGCAATGACCCAGACATTGAGCGGAGAGCTTGCTGATAGTCAGAGAAAGTTGCTTGCTCTTGCAGTATCTGGAGCAAATTCCCAATCAGCAAATCCACTGGTTAGCCACATGAATAATGGATCATTGCTGCATGACAAG ATTGAGACACCTTCAGATCCGACAAAAGAGTTATCGAGACTGTTAGGGGAGAACAAGTATGAGGAAGCATTCACTGCAGCGTTACAAAGGAGTGATGTGTCAATTGTCTCATGGTTATGCTCTCAG GTTGATTTGCCTGGGATGTTGTCCTCGAATCCTCTCCCTTTGAGTCAAGGAGTGCTCCTTTCACTTCTTCAGCAGTTGGCGTGTGATATTAGCGCAGAGACTGTCCAAAAACTATCCTGGATGAGGGATGTGCTATCTGCCATAAATCCAACTGACCCAATGATTGCTATGCATGTCCGGCCCATCTTCGAGCAAGTATATAATATATTACACCATCGCAGAAGCATTGCCAACACACCACCTGCTGAACTTTCAAGCATTCGGCTGATTTTGCATGTTATCAATTCGATGCTGATGACCGGTAAATGA
- the LOC132036723 gene encoding BTB/POZ domain-containing protein At1g55760: MSDSAYRVDTTSRLAQWRIDNLSSCTYRKSDPFKIGKWNWHLAVEKNRTLSIKLYPEISNFTRENPPIASFIIRLISSLGDRKTLIHPEIIDKQLKTNDDFVWPIEVPLTGKFIIDVEFLDLKTAAPHSGELCSIWAEGLTEKQSNATALSSLGRMLSESIHTDIIINASDGSIGAHRAVLAARSPVFRSMFSHDLKEKELSAINISDMSIEACQCFLNYIYGNIQNEEFLTHRLALLRAADKYDLLDLKEACHESLMEDIDAKNVLERLQTASLYQLPKLKASCMRYLVRFGKIFDIRDDFNVFLQYADREIISEIFHEVLAAWKGF, from the exons ATGAGTGATTCTGCTTATCGTGTTGATACTACTTCTCGCCTTGCTCAATGGCGTATTGACAATTTGTCTTCTTGTACTTATCGCAAATCCGATCCTTTCAAGATCGGCAAATGGAATTG GCACTTAGCTGTGGAGAAGAACAGGACATTGTCCATTAAATTATACCCAGAGATATCAAATTTCACAAGAGAGAATCCTCCAATTGCATCTTTTATAATTAGATTAATCTCGTCGTTGGGAGATCGCAAGACTCTGATTCACCCTG AAATTATAGACAAGCAACTCAAGACTAACGACGATTTTGTTTGGCCAATTGAAGTCCCCTTAACTGGGAAGTTCATCATCGATGTTGAGTTTCTTGATCTGAAAACTGCAGCGCCTCAT AGTGGGGAGCTGTGCTCAATCTGGGCTGAAGGATTAACCGAGAAACAATCGAATGCAACTGCTCTGTCATCACTTGGCCGAATGTTGTCTGAGAGCATTCACACGGACATCATAATAAATGCTTCTGATGGAAGTATTGGGGCACATCGTGCAGTTCTTGCTGCAAGATCACCTGTCTTTCGAAGCATGTTCTCCCACGACCTCAAAGAGAAAGAATTATCTGCGATAAACATCTCCGACATGTCAATAGAAGCTTGCCAATGTTTTCTGAACTACATTTACGGGAACATACAAAACGAAGAATTTTTAACCCATCGACTGGCTTTGCTTCGAGCAGCTGATAAGTACGACCTCTTGGATTTGAAGGAGGCGTGTCATGAAAGTCTAATGGAAGATATTGATGCgaagaatgttctagagaggcTCCAAACTGCTTCTCTTTATCAATTGCCGAAGCTGAAGGCATCTTGTATGAGGTATCTTGTGAGGTTTGGTAAAATATTCGATATAAGAGACGATTTCAATGTGTTTCTGCAATATGCAGACAGAGAAATCATTAGTGAAATCTTCCATGAAGTTCTTGCTGCTTGGAAAGGATTCTGA